From the genome of Pirellulaceae bacterium:
CTGACCTGCTTCCTGGTCGGATTGGAGCTGGCGCTATTTCCGCTTGGGGAAACGATGGCATTGCAGTTGACGGCTGGAGTGTCTCAGCCTGCCGCTGAGATGCTCGCCGCCGATTCGTCCGGCACAGCAGCGCCAGTCGCTTGGTATCATTACTACTGGACATATCTATTTGCTTTTGCCATCGGAGCCAGCACTACCATCGCCGAGCCTTCGCTGATCGCTGTCGCCATGAAGGCCGAAGAGGTATCCGGTGGGGCCGTCCGGGCCTGGGGGCTGCGTCTGACCGTGGCGCTGGGGGTAGGCATCGGCGTGTGCCTTGGAACGTTTAGAATTGTGACAGGCATCCCGCTGCCCTATTTCATTCTGATCGCTTACATGATTGTCATTGTTCAAACTTATTTTGCTCCGCGCATGATCGTGCCCATCGCCTATGACTCGGGTGGCGTGACTACCTCCACGGTCACGGTCCCGCTGGTTGCCGCCTTAGGCATTGGATTAGCCAGCAACATTCCCGGTCGTGATCCATTAATCGACGGTTTCGGTCTGATTGCCTTGGCGGTGCTGTTGCCGGTCATCAGCGTGATGGGCTATGCTCAGTTGGCAGCCAAGTTCAGTCGTTCTTGAAATTGCTGTTCACAAACCTTTCGCATGTCCCTGGTCATTAGCGGACAAACACTTTCATCATTCCTAAGTATCGAAGTTCAGGTATTCATCAATGCAATTCAAGCTATTGATCGCGTTAGTGGATGATGACAAGACCAAGAAGGTCATGCAGGCCGCTCGTGAATGCGGAGCTACCGGGGCCACTATCATCGGCAATGCCCGAGGCGAGGGTCTCAAGCCCATCAAGTCATTTTTGGGACTGGCACTAGAAAGCCAGCGAGATGTAGTTCTGTTTTTGGTCGAAAGCCACCTGAGTCGGACCATCCTGGAAACCATTGGTCGGGTTGCAGAATTTGACAGTCAACCTGGCACTGGCATTGCCTTCCAATTGAATGTTGAAGATGCCGTGGGCGTGAGTCACCAAATTGAGAAGTTAACTGAACTGGTCGAGGAGCAACTATGACCCAAACGAAAACTATCGTCCGTGTATCTGACGTGATGAAAAGAGAGTTGGATATTGTGGACGGTAAGCTGACCGTTAAAGAGGCGTTGCTGTCGATGAAGCATCCTGAGACACGTGCACTCATCATCGACAAACGTCATGCCGATGATCAATATGGCATGGTTCTGTTGTCCGATATCGCCAAGAAAGTGTTGGCGGCCGACCGTTCCCCAGACAGAACCAATCTGTACGAAATCATGGCCAAGCCAGTGCTGAGCGTGCCGCCGGAAATGAGCATCAAGCACTGTGCGCAATTACTGGAGAGATTTTCGATCATCCGTGCACCTGTGATCGATCAAGGTCAAGTCGTCGGCATTGTCAGCTACCACGACTTGGTGCTCAACGGACTGATGCAGATCATTCGAGCTAGCTAACTGTCGATCATTTTTTTTAACCGCGCACACCCAGTGTCTTGCCCACTTATGGCAAGCCGCGCGGGACCAAATCAATCTCAGTCGCATTCTAATTGATTGTTACCCACTATCTTCAGGGAATATTCTCGCGTAACCACGGCCCCGATTATCAGACCCTACAAAGCTAGTGAGAACCTGGCCTTGAACCACTGGAAACTACCGGCAGCATTAACATCCATAACCATGGTGATCGGACTGGGGCTTCAGTTATGGTATTGGCCGCAGTTGCCAGAGCAAGTGGCCACGCATTTTGATGCACAGGGTAATCCGAATGACTGGATGGGCAAGCTACCTGCCACTTTGCTGGCCGCCGGATTAGTGACGCTCCTGCCACTGTTCTTTATTGGGATCGGTCAGGTGATTGGCTGGTTACCCGTCTGCATAATCAACTTGCCGCAGCGCCAATATTGGCTGGCGACAGAGCGACGCGCTGACACATTACAGTGGATGACCGGCTGGATGATGTGGCTGACTGTGTCCATTACCGTTTTTATGGTGGCCATCAATCACTTAACCTTCCTTGCCAATCGCGATGCCCAGCCTCTTTCGGTAGCTTGGTTTTGGGGAATGCTGGGCGGTTTTTTGTTATGGACGTTTGTCCTTGTATTGGTCATGCTGCGTAGATTTGCCAAGCCAATGTAAATGAGCGGGTGGTGTTGACCGCGAACGCTACACTGATGGCAAATCTCGCACCGCACAGGCTATGAACAGGAAATCATGGTTACGCAAACGGTATGGCTGTTTCACCGCGGGACTTACGATATAGCTATCGCCTTTCGGACACAGGTTGCGGAACACCTCGACCGCCTTCGCATCGAATTTATCTGGATTGATTGAACATTCGACCACATCCAGCCGATCGCGACAGTAAAAGATATCGGTGTCATCACAACGCAATCGCAGCGCATCCAGCACTAAAGGTTCCCACAACAGGCCCCGGCATCATCGCGAATCGTATTCCAGCCTTTCTGTAAGGTGACGACCAAACATAAAGCCTGATGTCGATAAATCGCAGCTCCCAATTCCGATTATTGGGACCGTATCACCCCCATCGTGCCGCTCTTCCCCAATCGCGAAGCAACAAATGATAGAACCGTTTAATGGCCAGTGGCAGGAGTCCCTCGCTCGCGCTGCAGGTTGTGACGATCAGGCGATGATGTCCTGGATGACGCGGCCGGCGACGTCGGTTAGGCGGAAGTCGCGGCCGGCGTAGCGGAAAGTCAGCCGCTCGTGGTCAAAGCCCAATAGATGCAGCATGGTGGCGTGCAAATCGTGGACACTGGTGGGGTTCTCGACTGCCTTGAACCCAAGTTCGTCAGTGGCTCCGTAGACCGTGCCGCCGCGCACGCCACCACCAGCCATCCAAACGGAAAAGCCATAGTGATTGTGATCGCGACCAAGCAACGCTTTGCCATCACCACCCAGTTCCACGGTGGGTGTACGGCCGAATTCTCCGCCCCATAAGACGAGCGTCTCGTCAAACATGCCGCGTTGCTTGAGGTCGGTTAACAAGGCGGCCATGGGCTGGTCGATTTCTGCAGCCAGCTTGCGATGGTTCTTCTCGATGTCGCTGTGATTGTCCCAGGGTTGTCCAGCACCGTGCCATAATTGAACGTATCGCACTCCGCGCTCGACCAAGCGCCGCGCGATCAATGTCTGACGTCCATGCACGCCGCTGCCATACATGTCCAGCATACTCTGGCTCTCGCGACTCAGGTCAAACGCTTCAGCGGCTTCGACCTGCATGCGAAACGCCAGCTCAAACGACTGGATGCGTGCGTCCAGTCGCGCATCGTTGCGCGGCTGACGATGTTGGGTGTTAAGCTGCTGCAACAGATCCAACTGTCGTCGTTGAGTCGCCAACGATGCGTGAGGACTGCGAATGTTTTCGATCAATTTATCCAGCTCTTGATGCTGCGGATCGATAAAGGTGCCTTGATATGCACCGGGTAGGAATCCGGATTGCCAGTTCTCCGCATCTTTGATTGGATAGCCGCCGGGACACATGGCCACAAAGCCGGGCAAATTTTGATTCTCGATGCCCAAGCCGTACAGCACCCATGCGCCCACACTGGGCCGAGGCTGTACCGAATCACCGCAATTCATCAGCATCAACGACGGTTCGTGGTTGGGTACCAAAGCGTACATCGAACGAATCACCGCCAGACTGTCGGCGTGCTCGGACGTCTTCTCGAACAGCTCGCTGATTTCCAGTCCGCTTTGGCCGTAGCGCCGAAACTTGAAGGGCGATGGAAAGCCAGCACCGGTCTTGCGTTCGGTGGTCAGATTATCCGCTACACTACGATTCGCGTACTTAGCAAGTGCTGGCTTGGGGTCGAAAGTATCGACTTGTGACGGCCCACCGTTGAGGAAAAAATGGATGACTCGTTTGACTTTGGCCGGAAAGTGCGTCTGACCACCAACCAACAGCGTGCGTCCATCCGCTGCGGCAGCTGCCGAGTAGCCTTGACTGTGCAGCAAACCGGCTAGGCCAAGTCCGCCTAGCCCTAGCGCGCTGCGCTGCAGCAGGCTGCGGCGGTCGATGAGTGCGGTAGAGTTGTAATGGGTTGTCATAGGCTAAACTTTGCTACGTGGCGCGAGGCAGTGCACGCTACACACTTTTCCATGGGGTGGTAAGCCGGCGCGGGGCCGAACCAATTAAGTTCATGGCTTCCTTGACTGTCTCTAGATGTTCTTGCGTTTACCATAAGCCTTGTTCCGGCCTCGCGTGTCCCACCCAACAGTTAATCAACAAACGCAAATTCATTCGTCATCAGCAGCACTTGAGCTAACTGTTCCCAGCGCGATAGTCGTGGCTGCGCGGGTCCTGTGAAATTGCGCGCAGCATCCCAAACGGTTAAAGCTGTTGACGTGTGGTTGACTGCAGACTGGTCAGCGTCCTGATCGGCAACCTGTCGAATGACTGGTGCCCACAAGTACTGGTCGCTGTTGAGCTGTTGGATGATATCGACCACAAAGTCTATTGTATCACCGGCCTGCACATCGAAACGATCGACATTCAATTCAGCTTGATCGGCGCGCAAATTCACTGCCGCCAGCAGCCCATGGCGACTGGAAACAATCTGCAAGCGAACACCATCGGCCACATCGGGTTCATGCTTGGCCAGCGATTGGATAGCGATGCTCATCGCTGCCGGAGCTGTCCAACGGCGAACGCTGGCGTGTTGCAAGTCGTTGCCGGGATGTCCACCGGCAGCGGTCAACTGGACCCACCCCAGCCCTCCGTCTGGATAGGCTGCA
Proteins encoded in this window:
- a CDS encoding P-II family nitrogen regulator translates to MQFKLLIALVDDDKTKKVMQAARECGATGATIIGNARGEGLKPIKSFLGLALESQRDVVLFLVESHLSRTILETIGRVAEFDSQPGTGIAFQLNVEDAVGVSHQIEKLTELVEEQL
- a CDS encoding CBS domain-containing protein → MTQTKTIVRVSDVMKRELDIVDGKLTVKEALLSMKHPETRALIIDKRHADDQYGMVLLSDIAKKVLAADRSPDRTNLYEIMAKPVLSVPPEMSIKHCAQLLERFSIIRAPVIDQGQVVGIVSYHDLVLNGLMQIIRAS
- a CDS encoding DUF1648 domain-containing protein, producing MNHWKLPAALTSITMVIGLGLQLWYWPQLPEQVATHFDAQGNPNDWMGKLPATLLAAGLVTLLPLFFIGIGQVIGWLPVCIINLPQRQYWLATERRADTLQWMTGWMMWLTVSITVFMVAINHLTFLANRDAQPLSVAWFWGMLGGFLLWTFVLVLVMLRRFAKPM
- a CDS encoding DUF1501 domain-containing protein, translated to MTTHYNSTALIDRRSLLQRSALGLGGLGLAGLLHSQGYSAAAAADGRTLLVGGQTHFPAKVKRVIHFFLNGGPSQVDTFDPKPALAKYANRSVADNLTTERKTGAGFPSPFKFRRYGQSGLEISELFEKTSEHADSLAVIRSMYALVPNHEPSLMLMNCGDSVQPRPSVGAWVLYGLGIENQNLPGFVAMCPGGYPIKDAENWQSGFLPGAYQGTFIDPQHQELDKLIENIRSPHASLATQRRQLDLLQQLNTQHRQPRNDARLDARIQSFELAFRMQVEAAEAFDLSRESQSMLDMYGSGVHGRQTLIARRLVERGVRYVQLWHGAGQPWDNHSDIEKNHRKLAAEIDQPMAALLTDLKQRGMFDETLVLWGGEFGRTPTVELGGDGKALLGRDHNHYGFSVWMAGGGVRGGTVYGATDELGFKAVENPTSVHDLHATMLHLLGFDHERLTFRYAGRDFRLTDVAGRVIQDIIA